A single genomic interval of Mycobacterium sp. DL592 harbors:
- a CDS encoding PEP/pyruvate-binding domain-containing protein produces the protein MITRLHADTNADIATVGGKATGLIRLMRAGFTVPEAWSIDAAVSLDHVARQSLLADALPTWWEQLGEDDCGQLWVVRSSAVAEDLEDASFAGVYETVLGIDSLARLCDAVNRCWAALAKTRAVTYRCAHQTSDGTGIALIIQRMVRPRVAGVLLSANPLAPFADEIVIDAAWGLGEAVVSGHTDPDHIRLNRTTGAILERRIGDKRHEIVWDGGIVEREVDGAQREQACLTDGQIRDLWQVAKQTDGTIGSNRDIEWAIADGTLYVLQDRPITNLPSRNPADIWSRRFGDEYLSECNLPLPGELMVPWITEAAFQEMAGLQGRPDLAASQPVRLYQGYSYFSARYYVAGLQMLPKSMRRTTASEWFPPQVDEWVDSEPWRPRLTVLALLAPLRDRQHSGLKRNLIALEQHCALIERDIAPLLSQDYSALGPAEWQLQFRQGEALGREHFRVVRWGMTIYNTFLHAALAKLLRTWCSDDGGELYQHLIGGLDDTRTAALNNEIVALAAQSRTTGALCSAIADGEDYRSLRSRFEDDGFWQRYDGFISRHGHRSASRDIASPRWFEEPEVVLELVRARLRSPELDSSRAGEHIARLRRAHAEHAMVAALGRGPVGRVRRLILERLTETVRQYTRYRENQRYFLDYLITHMRSLVMAQGRRLAESGVLASPEDVFLLTKDEFTTLADGGPVDSDLATTVDRRRADYAIYLRRTPATFLFDDVEAEIVDTSHDDVDVPVGALRGTGISRGTARGTARIAASLRDLGNVQAGDILIAPNIDPGWTSVFPLLSGLVIETGGMLAHGAILAREYGIPAVSGIRATAAGVVNGSEVAIDGNSGLVYLTVSSE, from the coding sequence ATGATCACCCGACTGCACGCCGACACCAACGCGGACATTGCGACAGTTGGCGGCAAGGCAACCGGCCTAATCCGACTGATGCGAGCCGGGTTCACCGTACCGGAGGCCTGGTCTATCGACGCCGCCGTTTCGCTGGATCACGTTGCGCGCCAGTCACTGCTGGCCGACGCATTGCCGACATGGTGGGAGCAACTCGGCGAGGATGACTGCGGGCAACTGTGGGTTGTCCGCAGTTCCGCGGTGGCTGAGGATCTCGAGGATGCCTCGTTCGCTGGGGTCTACGAAACGGTATTGGGAATCGACTCACTGGCCAGACTGTGCGACGCCGTGAACAGATGCTGGGCCGCCCTGGCGAAGACCCGCGCTGTGACCTACCGCTGCGCGCACCAGACCAGCGATGGAACCGGCATCGCCCTGATAATCCAACGCATGGTGCGCCCGCGGGTCGCGGGGGTACTGCTGAGTGCCAATCCTCTGGCCCCGTTCGCAGACGAGATCGTCATCGATGCCGCCTGGGGGCTGGGCGAAGCGGTGGTGTCCGGTCACACCGATCCCGATCACATTCGGCTGAACCGGACGACCGGGGCGATTCTGGAGCGACGGATCGGTGACAAGCGCCACGAGATCGTATGGGACGGTGGCATCGTCGAACGCGAAGTCGACGGCGCTCAACGTGAACAGGCGTGCCTGACGGACGGACAGATTCGCGATCTGTGGCAGGTGGCCAAACAGACAGACGGCACCATCGGCTCGAATCGGGACATCGAGTGGGCCATCGCCGACGGCACGCTCTACGTCCTGCAGGACCGCCCGATCACAAACCTGCCCAGCAGGAATCCGGCCGACATCTGGTCACGGCGGTTTGGCGATGAGTATCTATCCGAATGCAATCTCCCACTGCCCGGCGAACTCATGGTGCCCTGGATCACCGAAGCGGCCTTTCAGGAGATGGCCGGGCTACAGGGCCGACCCGATCTGGCCGCTAGCCAGCCCGTCCGGCTCTATCAGGGCTACTCCTACTTCAGCGCGCGCTACTACGTGGCGGGACTTCAGATGCTCCCGAAATCCATGCGTAGGACCACAGCCAGCGAATGGTTTCCGCCGCAGGTTGACGAGTGGGTCGACAGCGAGCCTTGGCGGCCCCGACTGACGGTACTTGCTCTGCTGGCACCACTTCGGGATCGACAGCATAGCGGGCTGAAACGCAATCTGATTGCGCTGGAACAGCATTGCGCTCTGATAGAGCGTGACATCGCTCCCCTGCTGAGCCAGGACTATTCGGCTCTCGGACCCGCCGAGTGGCAGCTCCAGTTCCGCCAGGGCGAGGCGCTCGGACGCGAACACTTCCGCGTGGTGCGTTGGGGTATGACGATCTACAACACCTTCCTGCACGCGGCGCTGGCCAAGCTGCTCAGGACGTGGTGCTCCGACGACGGCGGCGAACTGTATCAACACCTGATCGGTGGGCTCGACGACACCCGCACGGCCGCATTGAACAACGAAATTGTCGCGCTTGCAGCACAATCCAGGACAACCGGTGCGCTGTGCTCGGCGATCGCAGATGGCGAAGACTACCGTTCACTACGGTCGCGCTTCGAAGACGACGGGTTCTGGCAGCGCTACGACGGGTTCATCAGCCGACACGGTCACCGCTCGGCCAGCCGTGACATCGCCAGCCCGCGCTGGTTCGAGGAACCGGAAGTGGTCCTCGAACTGGTTCGAGCGAGACTACGTTCACCGGAACTCGACAGCTCCCGAGCTGGCGAACATATCGCGCGGCTACGCAGGGCTCACGCCGAGCACGCGATGGTCGCCGCACTCGGTCGGGGCCCCGTGGGCCGTGTGCGGCGGCTGATCCTCGAACGACTGACCGAGACCGTCCGGCAGTACACCCGCTATCGGGAGAATCAACGCTACTTTCTGGACTACCTCATCACCCATATGCGGTCGCTGGTCATGGCACAGGGTCGGCGACTGGCAGAGAGCGGCGTCCTGGCCAGTCCCGAGGACGTGTTCCTGCTGACCAAAGACGAATTCACCACCCTCGCTGACGGCGGACCTGTCGACAGCGACCTGGCCACCACCGTGGACCGTCGCCGCGCCGACTACGCCATCTATCTGCGCCGGACACCGGCCACATTCCTCTTCGACGACGTCGAGGCCGAGATCGTCGACACCTCGCACGACGATGTGGATGTGCCTGTGGGGGCGCTGCGGGGAACCGGGATCAGCCGGGGAACCGCGCGCGGGACAGCTCGGATCGCGGCCTCGCTACGCGATCTGGGCAACGTACAAGCCGGTGACATCCTGATAGCACCGAATATCGACCCTGGATGGACCAGCGTCTTTCCCCTGCTCTCCGGTCTGGTGATCGAGACCGGGGGCATGCTGGCCCACGGGGCGATCCTGGCGCGTGAATACGGCATCCCGGCGGTGAGCGGCATCCGGGCTACCGCCGCGGGAGTGGTCAACGGCAGCGAAGTAGCCATTGACGGCAACTCGGGCCTCGTCTACCTCACCGTCTCCTCGGAATGA
- the opcA gene encoding glucose-6-phosphate dehydrogenase assembly protein OpcA — MIVDFPATTTNDLNKRITSLREEGGAITLGRVLTLVVAPDSLDQVEDAIEAAVSASREHPCRIIVVVPDDRLAAEPRLDGQLRVGGDAGAGEVVVLKISGPLSAHASSVVLPFLLPDTPVVAWWPGAAPAVPAQDPLGRLAIRRITDATGAADPLASIKSRLAGYTDGDTDLAWSRITYWRALLASAIDQPPYEPVTSAVVSGLESEPALDILAGWLASRIDGTVTRTTGELKVQLVRPSETVTLSRPQDGVTATLSRTARPQALLPLPRRETRDCLAEDLRRLDADEIYHEALAGIDNVNYS, encoded by the coding sequence ATGATCGTCGATTTCCCTGCCACCACGACGAATGACCTCAACAAGCGGATCACCTCGCTGCGCGAGGAGGGCGGCGCGATCACGCTGGGCCGCGTCCTGACCCTGGTCGTCGCCCCGGACAGCCTCGATCAGGTCGAGGACGCGATCGAGGCGGCAGTGTCGGCGAGCCGCGAGCATCCCTGCCGCATCATCGTGGTGGTGCCCGACGACCGCCTGGCCGCCGAGCCACGCCTCGATGGCCAGTTGCGGGTGGGCGGCGACGCGGGTGCCGGCGAGGTTGTGGTGCTGAAGATCTCCGGACCGTTGTCGGCGCATGCCAGCAGCGTGGTGCTGCCGTTCCTGCTGCCAGACACCCCGGTGGTCGCCTGGTGGCCCGGGGCGGCGCCCGCCGTGCCCGCCCAGGATCCTCTGGGCCGCTTGGCCATTCGCCGAATCACCGACGCCACGGGAGCAGCAGATCCGCTGGCCTCGATCAAGAGCAGGCTCGCGGGCTACACCGATGGCGACACCGACCTGGCTTGGAGCCGGATCACCTACTGGCGGGCGCTGCTGGCCTCTGCCATCGACCAGCCGCCGTACGAGCCGGTGACCTCGGCCGTGGTGTCCGGCCTGGAAAGTGAACCGGCACTGGACATCCTGGCCGGCTGGCTGGCCAGCCGGATAGATGGCACCGTCACACGCACCACCGGCGAACTGAAGGTCCAACTGGTCCGGCCGTCGGAGACGGTGACACTGAGCCGCCCGCAGGACGGTGTCACCGCCACGCTGAGCCGCACGGCCCGGCCCCAGGCGCTGCTGCCGCTGCCACGCCGGGAGACCCGCGACTGTCTGGCCGAGGACCTGCGTCGTCTCGACGCGGACGAGATCTACCACGAGGCGCTGGCCGGCATCGACAACGTGAACTACTCGTGA
- the tal gene encoding transaldolase — translation MAQNPNLAALAAAGVSVWLDDLSRDRLRSGNLKELIDTKSVVGVTTNPSIFQAALSKGTAYDAQVAELAERGADVDATIRTVTTDDVREACDVLRPQWEASDGVDGRVSIEVDPRLAHDADKTILQAIELWKIVDRPNLLIKIPATEAGLPAITAVLAEGISVNVTLIFSVERHRAVMDAYLAGLEAAKQAGHDLNTIHSVASFFVSRVDTEIDARLEKIGSPEALALRGKAGVANARLAYAAYEEVFVGGKRFEPLAEAGAWVQRPLWASTGVKNPDYSDTLYVTELVAPNTVNTMPEKTLDAVADHGVVTGDTITGTAQAAQKVFDDLDAIGIDIRDVFLTLENEGVEKFEKSWQELLDATQGQLDAAK, via the coding sequence ATGGCACAGAATCCCAACCTCGCGGCGCTGGCCGCCGCGGGCGTCTCCGTCTGGCTCGACGACCTGTCCCGGGACCGGTTGCGGAGCGGCAACCTCAAGGAACTGATCGACACCAAGAGTGTCGTCGGTGTCACCACCAACCCGTCGATCTTCCAGGCCGCCCTGTCCAAGGGCACCGCCTATGACGCGCAGGTGGCCGAGCTCGCCGAGCGTGGCGCCGACGTCGACGCGACGATCCGCACCGTCACCACCGACGACGTGCGGGAGGCGTGCGACGTTCTGCGTCCGCAGTGGGAGGCCTCCGACGGTGTCGACGGCCGGGTCTCCATCGAGGTCGATCCGCGTCTGGCCCACGACGCCGACAAGACCATCCTGCAGGCCATCGAGCTGTGGAAGATCGTCGACCGGCCCAACCTGCTGATCAAGATCCCGGCCACGGAGGCGGGCCTACCCGCGATCACCGCCGTTCTGGCCGAAGGCATTTCGGTGAACGTGACGCTGATCTTCTCAGTGGAGCGCCACCGCGCGGTCATGGACGCCTACCTCGCCGGCCTCGAGGCCGCGAAGCAGGCCGGCCACGACCTGAACACCATTCATTCCGTGGCGTCGTTCTTCGTCTCCCGGGTCGACACCGAGATCGACGCCCGCCTGGAGAAGATCGGTTCGCCGGAGGCGTTGGCACTGCGCGGCAAGGCCGGTGTCGCCAACGCCCGCCTCGCCTACGCGGCCTACGAGGAGGTGTTCGTCGGCGGCAAGCGGTTCGAGCCGCTCGCCGAGGCCGGTGCCTGGGTCCAGCGACCGCTGTGGGCGTCGACCGGGGTGAAGAACCCGGACTACTCCGACACCCTGTACGTGACCGAACTGGTCGCACCCAACACCGTGAACACGATGCCGGAGAAGACCCTCGACGCCGTCGCCGACCACGGCGTGGTCACCGGCGACACGATCACCGGTACCGCGCAGGCGGCGCAGAAGGTCTTCGACGACCTCGACGCCATCGGCATCGACATTCGCGACGTCTTCCTGACACTCGAGAACGAGGGCGTGGAGAAGTTCGAGAAGTCGTGGCAGGAACTGCTCGACGCGACACAGGGCCAGCTCGACGCCGCGAAATGA
- the tkt gene encoding transketolase, with product MTTLDEISALTEPHHPEDWTEVDSRAVDTVRVLAADAVQKVGNGHPGTAMSLAPLAYTLFQRVMRHDPSDTHWLGRDRFVLSCGHSSLTLYLQLYLGGFGLELSDIESLRTWGSKTPGHPEFRHTLGVEITTGPLGQGLASAVGMAMAARYERGLFDPDAPAGTSPFDHYIYVIASDGDIEEGVTSEASSLAGTQQLGNLIVFYDRNQISIEHDTNIALSEDTLERYRAYGWHVQEVDGGENVVGIEAAIAEAKKVADKPSFIAVRTIIGYPAPTKMNTGGVHGSALGEEEVAATKKVLGFDPDKTFEVSDEVITHTRKLVDRGREAHEKWQGDFDAWAAREPERKALLDRLLAQELPEGWDADITHWEPGSKPLATRAAFGQVLNDVAPKLPELWGGSADLAGSNNTTINGVKSFGPPSISTKDYTADWYGRVLHFGIREHAMGSILSGIVLHGPTRAFGGTFLQFSDYMRPAVRLASLMDIDTIYIWTHDSIGLGEDGPTHQPIEHLAALRAIPKLSVVRPGDPNETAYAWRSIIARGNGSGPVGFILTRQGIPVLEGTSSEGVARGGYVLGGGKPADDADVIIIATGSELQLAVEAQKILAEKDIRAYVVSMPCVEWFEAQPQEYRDSVLPPDVSARVAVEAGIAQSWYKYVGDTGEIVSIEHYGESADDKTLFREFGFTPEAVAAAAERAIDN from the coding sequence GTGACCACGCTCGACGAGATTTCCGCTTTGACCGAACCGCACCATCCCGAAGACTGGACCGAGGTCGACTCGCGTGCCGTCGACACGGTCCGGGTCCTGGCCGCCGATGCGGTGCAGAAGGTCGGCAACGGCCACCCCGGGACGGCGATGAGCCTGGCGCCGCTGGCCTACACGCTGTTCCAGCGGGTGATGCGCCACGACCCCAGCGACACCCACTGGCTCGGCCGCGACCGGTTCGTCCTGTCGTGCGGGCACAGCAGCCTGACGCTGTATCTGCAGCTGTACTTGGGCGGGTTCGGCCTGGAACTGTCCGATATCGAGTCGCTGCGCACCTGGGGCTCCAAGACCCCGGGGCACCCGGAATTCCGCCACACCCTCGGTGTGGAGATCACCACCGGACCGCTCGGGCAGGGCCTGGCATCGGCGGTCGGGATGGCGATGGCCGCCCGCTACGAACGCGGGCTGTTCGACCCGGACGCCCCGGCGGGCACCAGCCCGTTCGACCATTACATCTACGTGATCGCCTCCGACGGCGACATCGAGGAGGGCGTCACCAGTGAGGCGTCCTCGCTGGCGGGCACCCAGCAGCTCGGGAATCTGATCGTCTTCTACGACCGCAACCAGATCTCGATCGAGCACGACACGAACATCGCGCTGTCCGAGGACACTCTGGAGCGCTACCGGGCCTACGGCTGGCATGTCCAGGAAGTCGACGGGGGCGAGAACGTCGTCGGTATCGAGGCCGCGATCGCCGAGGCCAAGAAGGTCGCCGACAAGCCGTCGTTCATCGCGGTGCGCACCATCATCGGCTATCCGGCCCCGACCAAGATGAACACCGGCGGCGTGCACGGTTCGGCGCTCGGCGAGGAAGAAGTGGCCGCCACCAAGAAGGTGCTGGGCTTCGATCCGGACAAAACCTTCGAAGTCAGCGACGAGGTGATCACCCACACCCGCAAGTTGGTCGACCGCGGCCGCGAGGCGCACGAGAAGTGGCAGGGCGACTTCGACGCCTGGGCCGCGCGCGAGCCGGAACGCAAGGCGCTGCTGGACCGGCTGTTGGCCCAGGAGCTGCCCGAGGGCTGGGACGCCGACATCACCCATTGGGAGCCGGGTTCCAAACCGCTGGCCACCCGAGCGGCGTTCGGTCAGGTACTCAACGACGTCGCACCCAAGCTCCCCGAGCTGTGGGGCGGCTCGGCGGACCTCGCCGGCAGCAACAACACCACGATCAACGGCGTGAAATCGTTTGGCCCGCCGTCGATCTCGACCAAGGACTACACCGCCGACTGGTACGGCCGGGTGCTGCACTTCGGCATCCGCGAACACGCCATGGGCTCGATCCTGTCCGGCATCGTGCTGCACGGACCGACGCGGGCGTTCGGCGGGACGTTCCTGCAGTTCTCCGACTACATGCGCCCGGCGGTGCGGCTGGCCTCGCTGATGGACATCGACACCATCTACATCTGGACGCATGACTCGATCGGGCTCGGCGAGGACGGCCCGACGCACCAGCCGATCGAGCACCTCGCGGCGTTGCGGGCCATCCCGAAGCTGTCGGTGGTACGGCCCGGCGACCCGAACGAGACCGCCTATGCGTGGCGCTCGATCATCGCCCGCGGCAACGGCAGCGGCCCGGTTGGTTTCATCCTGACCCGTCAGGGCATCCCTGTTCTGGAGGGCACCAGCTCGGAGGGTGTCGCCCGCGGCGGCTACGTGCTGGGCGGCGGCAAGCCCGCCGATGACGCCGACGTGATCATCATCGCCACCGGATCGGAGCTTCAGCTGGCTGTCGAGGCGCAGAAGATCCTGGCGGAGAAGGACATTCGCGCCTACGTGGTGTCGATGCCCTGCGTGGAGTGGTTCGAGGCACAGCCGCAGGAGTACCGCGACAGCGTGCTGCCGCCGGATGTCTCGGCCCGCGTCGCGGTCGAGGCAGGTATCGCCCAGAGTTGGTACAAGTACGTCGGAGACACCGGCGAGATCGTCTCCATCGAGCACTACGGCGAATCCGCCGACGACAAGACGCTGTTCCGTGAGTTCGGCTTCACCCCCGAAGCCGTTGCGGCAGCCGCGGAACGCGCAATCGACAACTGA
- a CDS encoding quinone oxidoreductase has translation MHAIEVSETGGPEVLRYVEKDKPSPGPSEVLIQADAIGVNYIDTYFRSGLYPREVPFVLGSEVCGTVAAVGAEVVAITPGDRVVTANAAGAYAEFCTAPADFVAYVPDAVQSDAVASALLKGMTAHYLIKSVYQVQPRDTVLVHAGAGGVGLILTQWATSLGARVITTASTPDKAELSRQAGAIEVLDYPEDPAEFAARIRDLTGGHGVAAVYDGVGKSTFDASLASLAVRGTLALFGASSGPVPPVDPQRLNAAGSVYLTRPNLGHFTRTPDEFAWRAGELLDAIADGSITITVGGHYPLAEAERAHRDLQGRKTTGSIVLLP, from the coding sequence ATGCACGCAATCGAAGTCTCTGAGACGGGCGGTCCCGAGGTCCTGCGCTATGTCGAGAAGGACAAGCCCTCCCCCGGCCCGAGTGAGGTTCTGATCCAGGCCGACGCGATCGGTGTCAACTACATCGACACCTACTTCCGGTCCGGGCTGTATCCGCGGGAGGTGCCGTTCGTCCTGGGCAGCGAGGTGTGCGGGACGGTGGCCGCGGTGGGTGCGGAGGTCGTGGCGATCACCCCTGGCGACCGGGTGGTGACGGCGAACGCCGCCGGTGCCTATGCCGAATTCTGCACGGCGCCAGCAGATTTCGTCGCCTATGTTCCCGATGCGGTGCAGTCCGACGCGGTGGCATCAGCCCTGCTGAAGGGGATGACGGCGCACTATCTGATCAAGTCGGTGTACCAGGTGCAACCTCGCGACACGGTGCTGGTGCACGCCGGCGCCGGTGGCGTCGGGCTGATCCTGACCCAGTGGGCGACCAGCCTGGGAGCGCGGGTGATCACCACCGCGTCGACACCCGACAAGGCCGAGTTGTCCCGGCAGGCCGGTGCGATCGAGGTGCTCGACTATCCGGAGGATCCCGCCGAGTTCGCCGCCAGGATCCGGGATCTGACCGGGGGTCACGGGGTGGCCGCCGTCTACGACGGCGTCGGCAAGTCGACGTTCGACGCCAGCCTGGCCAGCCTGGCCGTGCGCGGCACGCTGGCGCTCTTCGGCGCCTCCAGTGGCCCGGTGCCACCGGTGGACCCGCAGCGGCTCAACGCCGCCGGCTCGGTTTACCTGACGCGGCCCAACCTCGGGCACTTCACCCGCACGCCCGATGAGTTCGCTTGGCGGGCAGGCGAACTCCTCGATGCGATTGCCGACGGGTCGATCACCATCACCGTCGGCGGGCACTATCCGCTCGCCGAGGCAGAGCGGGCGCACCGCGATCTGCAGGGCCGCAAGACCACCGGCTCGATCGTGTTGCTGCCCTGA
- the zwf gene encoding glucose-6-phosphate dehydrogenase yields the protein MSDDQQPVPGVVAPAPAGWRNPLRDKRDKRMPRIAGPCGVVIFGVTGDLARKKLMPAIYDLANRGLLPPSFSLVGFARRDWADEDFGKIVYDAVKEHARTPFRQEVWDRLAEGIRFVCGTFDDDAAFVRLSETLEKLDVDRGTGGNHAFYLSIPPKAFPQVCEQLKKSGLARQQEGRWSRVVIEKPFGHDLQSAIELNSLVNSVFPEESVFRIDHYLGKETVQNILALRFANELYEPIWNSHYVDSVQITMAEDIGLGGRGGYYDGIGAARDVIQNHLLQLLALTAMEEPVSFHPREVRAEKIKVLSATSLAQPLDQTTSRGQYTAGWQGGEKVVGLLDEEGFSKDSTTETFAAITLDVDTRRWAGVPFYLRTGKRLGRRVTEIALVFKRAPHLPFDATMTEELGQNALVIRVQPDEGITLRFGSKVPGSAMEVRDVNMDFSYGSAFAEDSPEAYERLILDVLLGEPSLFPGNAEVELSWEILDPVLDYWASHGKPDPYESGTWGPESSFEMLQRSGREWRRP from the coding sequence ATGAGCGACGACCAGCAGCCGGTCCCCGGAGTGGTTGCGCCCGCCCCGGCGGGGTGGCGCAACCCGCTTCGCGACAAGCGCGACAAGCGGATGCCCCGTATCGCCGGGCCGTGCGGGGTCGTCATCTTCGGTGTGACCGGCGATCTGGCGCGCAAGAAGCTGATGCCGGCGATCTACGACCTGGCCAACCGCGGGCTGCTACCACCGTCGTTCTCCCTGGTCGGTTTCGCCCGGCGGGACTGGGCCGACGAGGATTTCGGCAAGATCGTCTACGACGCCGTCAAAGAGCACGCCCGCACCCCGTTCCGCCAGGAGGTGTGGGACCGGCTCGCCGAGGGGATCCGGTTCGTCTGCGGGACATTCGACGATGACGCTGCTTTCGTCCGGCTTTCCGAAACGCTGGAGAAGCTCGACGTCGACCGCGGCACGGGTGGCAATCACGCCTTCTACCTGTCTATTCCGCCCAAGGCCTTCCCCCAGGTGTGCGAGCAGCTGAAGAAGTCCGGGCTGGCCCGCCAGCAGGAGGGCCGCTGGAGCCGGGTGGTCATCGAGAAGCCGTTCGGCCACGACCTGCAGAGCGCGATCGAACTGAACTCGTTGGTCAACAGCGTCTTTCCCGAGGAGTCGGTGTTCCGCATCGACCACTACCTCGGCAAGGAGACCGTGCAGAACATCCTGGCGCTGCGGTTCGCCAATGAGCTCTACGAGCCGATCTGGAACAGCCACTACGTCGACAGTGTCCAGATCACGATGGCCGAGGACATCGGCCTGGGCGGCCGGGGCGGCTACTACGACGGCATCGGCGCGGCGCGCGACGTGATCCAGAACCATCTACTGCAGCTGCTGGCGCTGACGGCGATGGAAGAACCGGTCAGCTTCCACCCCAGAGAGGTTCGGGCCGAGAAGATCAAGGTGCTCTCGGCCACCTCGCTGGCCCAGCCGCTGGATCAGACCACATCGCGCGGGCAGTACACTGCGGGATGGCAGGGGGGCGAGAAGGTGGTCGGGCTGCTCGACGAGGAGGGCTTCTCCAAGGACTCCACCACCGAGACGTTCGCGGCGATCACCCTCGACGTCGACACCAGACGGTGGGCAGGGGTGCCGTTCTACTTACGAACCGGAAAACGGTTGGGGCGCAGGGTCACCGAGATCGCACTGGTTTTCAAGCGGGCGCCGCACCTACCGTTCGACGCCACCATGACCGAGGAGCTCGGGCAGAACGCCCTGGTGATCCGCGTCCAGCCCGACGAGGGAATCACGTTGCGGTTCGGCTCCAAGGTGCCCGGCAGTGCGATGGAAGTGCGTGACGTCAACATGGACTTCTCCTACGGGTCGGCCTTTGCCGAGGACTCCCCGGAGGCCTACGAGCGGTTGATCCTCGATGTGCTGCTGGGCGAACCCTCACTGTTCCCCGGCAACGCCGAGGTCGAATTGTCTTGGGAGATATTGGATCCGGTGCTCGACTATTGGGCGTCACACGGTAAGCCGGATCCGTACGAGTCAGGCACCTGGGGCCCGGAGTCGTCCTTCGAGATGCTGCAGCGCTCTGGCCGGGAATGGAGGCGGCCATGA
- a CDS encoding heme o synthase — MRVREVHLVEGAPVRFRDRLLGYLALTKPRVIELLLVTTIPAMLLAGRGTVDPLLIANTLFGGMLAAAGANSLNCVADADIDKLMKRTERRPLARATVPRSHALVFGLALSVASFFWLWWTTNMLSAHLAAATIAFYVLVYTLLLKRRTSQNVVWGGAAGCMPVMIGWSAVTGTIGWQALVMFAIIFFWTPPHTWALAMKYKDDYRAAGVPMLPVVATEEQVTKQIVIYTWLTVLATLALVPATGWLYASVATLAGVWFLVMAHRLHAGVRRGNPVKPLRLFLQSNNYLALVFVALAVDSALALPTLFS; from the coding sequence GTGAGAGTTCGCGAAGTGCACCTCGTCGAAGGGGCGCCGGTCCGGTTCCGCGACAGACTGCTGGGCTACTTGGCCCTGACCAAGCCACGGGTCATCGAACTTCTCCTGGTCACCACGATCCCGGCCATGCTGCTGGCCGGCCGGGGCACCGTTGACCCGCTGCTGATCGCCAACACCCTGTTCGGCGGGATGCTGGCCGCCGCGGGAGCCAACTCCCTGAACTGCGTGGCGGACGCCGACATCGACAAGCTGATGAAGCGCACCGAGCGCCGGCCGCTGGCCAGGGCCACCGTGCCGCGCAGCCATGCGCTGGTGTTCGGCCTGGCGCTCTCGGTGGCCTCGTTCTTCTGGCTGTGGTGGACCACCAACATGCTCTCGGCGCATCTCGCCGCCGCGACCATCGCGTTCTACGTGCTCGTCTACACCCTGCTGCTCAAGCGCCGCACCTCGCAGAACGTGGTGTGGGGCGGTGCGGCAGGCTGCATGCCGGTGATGATCGGCTGGTCGGCGGTGACCGGCACGATCGGCTGGCAGGCGCTGGTCATGTTCGCGATCATCTTCTTCTGGACACCGCCGCACACCTGGGCGCTGGCGATGAAGTACAAGGACGACTACCGCGCCGCCGGTGTGCCGATGCTGCCCGTGGTCGCCACTGAAGAGCAGGTGACCAAGCAGATCGTCATCTACACCTGGTTGACGGTGCTCGCGACGCTGGCCCTGGTGCCCGCCACCGGCTGGCTGTACGCCTCGGTGGCCACCCTGGCCGGAGTGTGGTTCCTGGTGATGGCGCACCGGCTGCACGCCGGGGTGCGCCGCGGTAACCCGGTCAAACCGCTGCGGCTGTTCCTGCAGTCGAACAATTACCTTGCGCTGGTGTTCGTCGCGTTGGCCGTCGACTCCGCGCTGGCCCTGCCGACCCTGTTCTCCTAG
- a CDS encoding TetR/AcrR family transcriptional regulator: MASVLRKQPRQRRAQATIERIVDAGARVLVEYGYDGASTNRIAEEAGLSPGSVYQYFRDKDAIVLSVMQRLNDDLTGRIAAAVPLTTALSLHELARSVVTSLLDALASQSDLLAAFLDRVPRMASGSPFGDLLSRAGELTYLQLVANRNWVRHEDFEVTTWFIVETTSHLALRYVVDKPAIPRDRFIDELTALLVGYAYRPTDPA, translated from the coding sequence ATGGCCTCCGTTCTGCGCAAACAGCCTCGGCAGCGCCGCGCCCAAGCCACCATCGAACGCATTGTTGATGCCGGTGCTCGCGTTCTGGTCGAGTACGGCTACGACGGCGCCTCCACCAACCGCATCGCTGAGGAAGCGGGCCTCAGCCCAGGCTCGGTCTATCAGTACTTTCGCGACAAGGACGCGATCGTGCTGTCCGTCATGCAACGTCTCAACGACGACCTGACCGGCAGGATCGCCGCGGCCGTCCCGCTGACCACCGCGCTGTCGCTCCACGAGTTGGCCCGCTCCGTCGTGACGTCCCTTCTCGACGCGCTGGCATCCCAATCGGATCTTCTGGCGGCATTCCTCGACAGGGTGCCCCGGATGGCGTCCGGCAGCCCCTTCGGTGATCTATTGAGCCGTGCCGGTGAACTGACTTACCTGCAGCTCGTTGCCAACCGTAATTGGGTTCGTCACGAGGATTTCGAAGTGACGACGTGGTTCATCGTGGAGACCACCTCACACCTGGCGTTGCGCTACGTCGTCGACAAGCCGGCGATCCCGCGGGACCGGTTCATCGACGAACTCACGGCGCTTCTGGTCGGATACGCATACCGACCCACCGATCCCGCTTGA